One window of the Eucalyptus grandis isolate ANBG69807.140 chromosome 6, ASM1654582v1, whole genome shotgun sequence genome contains the following:
- the LOC104447767 gene encoding protein NRT1/ PTR FAMILY 4.5 codes for MQAESSSKMEKYRARRTHPQKEARRGGNRAALFVYATEGLENMAFISNAVSLVTYFYGYMNFSLTKSATTLTNFMGTSFLLALFGGFISDTYLSRFKTCVLFGCIELVGYALLAVQAHFHQLRPIPCKGIAPDQMNQCHAADSTQAAILFTGLYLIAFGTSGVKAALPSLGADQFNEKDPKEVTQLSSYFNWLLFSLTIGAIIGVTFVVWIGTNQGWDWSFGVCTIAVLFAMVFVCMGKSLYRNNVPRGSPFVRIMQVLVAAIKKRSLPIPTMTDELHEVHDREPGVNDEILPQTDQFRFLDRAAVAPSPGSGSTAGPWSLCTVSQVEETKIMLRMLPIVLSTVFMNTCLAQLQTFTIQQSTTMNPHILGFKVPGPSVPVIPLLFMFILVPMYERIFVPIARKFTGIPTGIRHLQRIAVGLVLSAISMAVAGVVETHRKSVAIHHNMVDSTEPLPMSMFWLGFQYAIFGAADMFTLVGLLEFFYAESSAGMKSLSTAVSWSSLAFGYFLSTVVVQVVNKVSGGWLTNNNLNRDKLNYFYWLLAGLSVLNFGFYLVCASWYRYKTKEGANGLSLTTVDSKAKGLTGGDPDSKASITV; via the exons ATGCAAGCCGAAAGCTCTTCGAAAATG GAAAAGTATAGGGCTCGTAGGACCCATCCGCAGAAAGAAGCGAGACGGGGAGGCAACCGGGCCGCTCTCTTTGTATACG CGACTGAAGGACTAGAGAACATGGCATTCATATCGAACGCAGTGAGCTTGGTGACCTACTTTTACGGTTACATGAACTTCAGCCTGACCAAATCGGCCACCACCCTTACCAACTTCATGGGGACCTCCTTCCTCCTAGCCCTCTTCGGGGGCTTCATATCCGACACCTACTTGTCCCGTTTCAAGACCTGCGTCCTCTTCGGCTGCATCGAGTTGGTG GGGTATGCCCTCCTAGCAGTACAAGCACACTTCCACCAGCTGAGGCCGATCCCTTGCAAAGGCATTGCCCCAGACCAAATGAACCAATGCCATGCTGCTGACAGCACCCAGGCCGCGATTCTCTTCACGGGCCTGTACCTAATCGCATTCGGGACAAGCGGGGTCAAGGCTGCTCTGCCTTCGCTCGGGGCCGACCAGTTCAACGAGAAGGACCCAAAGGAGGTGACCCAGCTGTCCAGCTACTTCAACTGGCTCCTATTCAGCCTGACCATCGGGGCCATTATCGGCGTCACTTTCGTCGTGTGGATAGGCACCAACCAGGGCTGGGACTGGTCTTTCGGTGTCTGCACCATCGCTGTTCTGTTCGCCATGGTGTTTGTATGCATGGGAAAGTCTCTCTACAGGAACAATGTGCCCAGGGGAAGTCCCTTCGTTCGGATTATGCAG GTACTAGTAGCTGCCATCAAGAAGAGAAGTCTCCCAATCCCAACGATGACAGATGAACTGCACGAGGTGCATGACAGGGAACCGGGGGTGAACGATGAAATTCTTCCCCAGACAGACCAATTCCG ATTCTTGGATCGAGCAGCAGTTGCTCCGAGTCCTGGTAGTGGATCAACTGCTGGACCCTGGAGCCTGTGCACGGTGTCACAAGTCGAAGAAACAAAGATCATGCTCCGCATGCTTCCAATCGTACTCAGCACGGTGTTCATGAACACTTGCCTGGCTCAGCTCCAGACCTTCACGATCCAGCAAAGCACAACCATGAACCCCCACATCTTGGGATTCAAGGTCCCAGGCCCCTCAGTCCCGGTCATCCCCCTGCTCTTCATGTTCATCCTAGTCCCTATGTACGAACGCATCTTTGTCCCCATTGCCAGGAAATTCACCGGTATCCCCACCGGAATCCGACATCTACAGCGAATCGCTGTAGGGCTAGTGCTCTCAGCCATTTCCATGGCGGTGGCTGGAGTGGTGGAGACCCACCGCAAGTCGGTGGCAATCCACCACAACATGGTGGATTCCACAGAGCCCCTGCCCATGAGCATGTTCTGGCTTGGTTTTCAGTACGCAATATTCGGAGCAGCCGATATGTTCACTTTAGTGGGTCTGCTGGAATTCTTCTATGCAGAGAGCTCGGCTGGGATGAAGTCACTGAGCACTGCCGTCTCGTGGTCCTCTCTGGCATTCGGGTATTTCCTAAGCACGGTGGTGGTCCAGGTGGTGAACAAAGTGAGCGGCGGATGGCTCACAAACAACAATCTGAACCGGGACAAGTTGAACTACTTCTACTGGTTATTGGCAGGACTGAGCGTTTTGAATTTCGGGTTCTATTTGGTGTGTGCATCTTGGTACAGATACAAGACGAAGGAAGGAGCAAACGGTTTGAGTCTGACTACTGTTGATTCTAAAGCAAAGGGCTTGACTGGGGGTGATCCTGATTCTAAGGCAAGCATAACAGTGTAG
- the LOC104447766 gene encoding serpin-ZX, translated as MDSPVYTSRQLELRDSMANQTDFALALSKQVLLTWAKDSNLVFSPVSIHVVLSLITAGSAGPTRDQLLSFLKAKSTDHLHYFASQIVAIVFTDGSPAGGPKLSFANSVWIDKSLTFKPSFQQVVDASYKAATNLADFETKAVEVTREVNTWAEKETRGLIKEVLPADSVDPSTRLIVANALYFKGAWNDQFDSSRTKDNDFFLLNGNSVQVPFMTSDNKQIVRAYDGFKVLGLPYKQGEDQRHFSMYLFLPNAKDGLPALVEKVGSESGFLNRHLPYNKVTVGEFRIPRFKISSGFEASEDLKKMGLVLPFSSEGGLTEMVHLLNPHVSRVFHKSFIDVSEKGTEAAAATASIMMGCSLFSSKNNLDFVADHPFLFLVREDLSGTVLFVGQVFNPLAG; from the exons ATGGATTCTCCAGTGTACACTAGCCGCCAATTGGAACTCAGAGACTCGATGGCCAATCAGACTGACTTCGCTCTCGCCCTCTCCAAGCAGGTCCTCTTGACCTGGGCTAAGGATTCCAACCTTGTCTTTTCTCCCGTATCCATCCACGTTGTGCTCAGCCTGATCACGGCCGGCTCCGCTGGGCCCACGCGGGACCAGCTCCTCTCTTTCCTCAAGGCCAAGTCAACTGACCACCTCCACTACTTCGCTTCTCAGATCGTTGCCATCGTGTTCACCGACGGCAGCCCCGCCGGCGGGCCTAAGCTGTCCTTCGCAAACAGCGTTTGGATTGATAAGTCGTTGACTTTCAAGCCATCTTTCCAACAGGTGGTGGACGCGTCTTACAAGGCGGCCACTAATCTTGCTGATTTCGAAACCAAG GCTGTTGAGGTAACTAGGGAGGTTAATACGTGGGCTGAGAAGGAGACCAGAGGCCTCATAAAGGAGGTTCTCCCGGCTGACTCAGTGGACCCTTCAACTCGGCTCATTGTTGCGAATGCCCTTTACTTCAAAGGTGCTTGGAATGACCAGTTCGACTCTTCAAGGACAAAAGATAATGACTTTTTCCTTCTCAATGGGAATTCTGTTCAAGTTCCTTTCATGACTAGTGACAACAAGCAGATCGTCAGGGCTTACGATGGTTTTAAGGTCTTGGGACTTCCTTATAAGCAAGGGGAGGACCAGCGTCACTTTTCGATGTACTTATTTCTTCCAAATGCGAAAGATGGACTCCCAGCTCTCGTGGAGAAAGTCGGTTCTGAATCTGGCTTTCTGAATCGCCATCTTCCTTACAACAAAGTCACAGTGGGGGAATTCCGAATCCCGAGATTCAAGATATCATCTGGGTTTGAAGCTTCAGAAGATCTAAAGAAGATGGGATTGGTATTGCCGTTTTCAAGTGAAGGAGGATTAACGGAGATGGTACACCTTCTTAATCCCCATGTCTCACGCGTATTTCACAAATCCTTCATTGATGTTAGCGAAAAGGGAACAGAAGCAGCCGCTGCCACTGCCAGTATCATGATGGGGTGTTCGCTTTTTTCTTCGAAGAATAATTTAGACTTTGTCGCCGATCACCCGTTCCTGTTTTTGGTGAGAGAGGATTTGAGTGGCACGGTGTTGTTTGTGGGTCAAGTGTTCAATCCGCTAGCCGGCTGA